One genomic window of Danaus plexippus chromosome 23, MEX_DaPlex, whole genome shotgun sequence includes the following:
- the LOC116774899 gene encoding uncharacterized protein LOC116774899 isoform X2 — MDRFISMWKVRELADKVTNVVMNYTEVEGKVREATSDEAWGPTGQQMQELALATFTYEHFPEVMSMLWRRMLHDNKAHWRRTYKCLLLLSYLVRNGSERVVTSAREHIYDLRSLENYSFVDDLGKDQGINIRHKVRELIDFIQDDDKLRDERKKAKKNKDKYIGMSSEAVSLGGRGDDKDRNEDDYDREDSDGDDGHTKHNKENVYRDSEVIDECPVPARDSEYTSRTLNISLRSPARNKQSTPVKKIDLGAAANYGKTPGAPPAPAVTPGPPLTSGTQQSQELLDELFKTCAQTDNTPAGEDDFDPRADEPSSRPVKNDDFGDFSTAFSGNGNDEGFADFTSAFHNNNTQTVSAPTSNLQLLSELSPAMPSLTPGLTPGLAPGLTPALDPLSSHFDSALNITDGDRPTHSDRLRAEMKKLVNILHVMERIKSEGDVADVNGRIQVIKRYLPGPVTVQKLSRCDSRLIDHEALEVFSQLLGSIVRVLLPHWPEFRDEVVYLFTVEEGFDVSNEILTNLCGYVKEDRNDVVLEALGYVTLKFAKSDAVLASIIDCSVAGEDVRLMTDWEGYVQLLTTLPERIANRLEIKTPIEFSHENYSFILLFQVIRSVDYMCQSNFYQGTLYNLSYLSYLVSKYVVYYIKTEAVLKLCDMLIAWTDDNNDDPYRFVRRKLIQTVLNKLSRQAIDKLALILLKRCPIVYSSKIQPIKLLLGNNLELNKDWHEILTFRIPFYVHPQNFRDTTIPENLVYYIATTKNALDILTNLIVTLAKTWADVHLNNVINIDHHMHTSVLLVLAIKYRIIMWRQRKGVWNLIEIKRMLYKGMSKHLDILTTEFRCVGMATVEIVCKMLVEVDDSDRAAVERLNFEFNELGQVCVDIYNTLVTITNKCVLDDRAKPPTAERRLIDAQQLMDVIAEKVTDHVEKPVQNTIVTCAVKGPQQTKEIVKTIISAKLDALKGGRNLDLDSDDDLQPYDMTNDVSVASKKKPNYLRDLLEVVREAKDQESFEAALTSAENLVKKQLKHEDGKLAIELLDLFVHLEEKYHVDKFKSLKFNTAVAIVCSQPRVCAEHLCKEVHSDIGRYSISTKIFMLDVFTEAAERIADIKTDPSYEIHKKAEIIIEAKELPRDEVLRRRLLKKTKFIHSKRAHPFSKAKKNQFAPVSDYFFYPLIAGFGYRQLTLSHHNLKQDIDNLLLLRYLSAVGSVVLAAKNCPKCPVYCREILQMVLFLRFTPHPELQLCVISIIAAIALALPQSMLKGEFYDVMMELCSWVIDLLTHADLSHRLGGPKSEATVFAGEVLHLIQSAMGE, encoded by the exons ATGGATCGTTTCATAAGTATGTGGAAAGTCAGGGAGCTGGCGGACAAGGT GACGAACGTGGTGATGAACTACACGGAGGTGGAGGGCAAGGTCCGGGAGGCGACCTCGGACGAGGCCTGGGGTCCCACCGGCCAACAGATGCAGGAGCTGGCGCTGGCGACCTTCACATACGAACACTTCCCGGAGGTCATGTCTATGTTGTGGAGGAGAATGTTACATGACAACAAAGCGCATTGGAGAAGGACTTACAAG TGCCTCCTCCTCCTCAGCTACCTGGTGAGGAACGGCTCCGAGCGAGTCGTGACCTCGGCCAGGGAACACATCTACGACCTGAGGTCGCTGGAGAACTACTCCTTCGTCGATGACTTGGGCAAGGACCAG GGCATCAACATAAGGCACAAGGTCCGCGAGCTGATCGACTTCATCCAGGACGACGACAAGCTGCGGGACGAGAGGAAGAAAGCCAAGAAGAACAAGGACAAGTACATAG GAATGTCTTCGGAGGCTGTGTCTCTGGGCGGGCGGGGAG acgACAAAGATAGAAACGAAGACGACTACGACAGAGAGGACTCGGACGGCGACGACGGACACACCAAACATAACAA AGAAAACGTGTACCGAGACTCCGAGGTGATAGACGAGTGTCCCGTCCCGGCCCGGGACAGCGAGTACACCTCCAGGACGCTCAACATCAGTCTGAGGAGTCCCGCCAGGAACAAGCAGAGCACGCCCGTCAAGAAGATAGACCTGG GAGCGGCGGCCAACTACGGCAAGACTCCCGGGGCTCCCCCCGCCCCCGCGGTGACGCCCGGCCCGCCCCTCACCTCTGGGACCCAGCAGTCACAGGAGCTGCTGGACGAGTTGTTCAAGACCTGCGCACAAACAGACAACACGCCGGCCGGAGAGGACGACTTTGACCCCAG AGCTGACGAGCCTTCAAGCAGACCGGTGAAGAACGATGACTTTGGAGATTTCAGCACAGCCTTCAGCGGAAACGGAAACGACGAGGGGTTCGCCGACTTCACCAGCGCCTTCCACAACAATAACACGCAGACAG TTTCAGCTCCCACCTCCAACCTCCAACTCCTGAGTGAGTTGTCCCCTGCGATGCCCAGTTTGACCCCCGGGTTGACCCCTGGACTAGCTCCGGGCCTGACCCCCGCCCTCGACCCCCTCTCCTCGCACTTCGACAGCGCTCTCAATATAACAG ATGGTGACCGACCGACACACAGCGACCGGCTCAGGGCCGAGATGAAGAAGCTGGTTAACATACTACACGTGATGGAGAGGATCAAGAGCGAAGGAGACGTGGCCGACGTGAACGGAAGGATACAAGTCATAAAGAGATACCTCCCGGGGCCCGTCACCGTACAGAAGCTGTCCAGGTGTGACAGCAGGCTCATAGATCACGAGGCCTTGGAGGTGTTCTCCCAGCTGCTGGGCAGCATCGTCCGGGTTCTGTTACCTCATTGGCCGGAGTTCAGGGACGAAGTGGTGTATCTGTTCACGGTGGAGGAAGGCTTCGACGTTAGTAACGAGATACTCACTAACCTGTGCGGGTATGTCAAGGAGGACAGGAACGACGTGGTGCTGGAGGCTCTCGGATATGTGACGCTCAAGTTCGCAAAGAGCGACGCCGTGCTGGCCTCCATAATAGACTGCAGTGTGGCCGGAGAAGACGTGAGGCTCATGACAGACTGGGAGGGCTACGTCCAGTTACTGACAACGCTACCCGAGAGGATAGCCAACAGACTGGAGATCAAGACTCCGATAGAGTTCTCTCACGAAAACTACTCGTTCATCCTCCTGTTCCAAGTGATCCGCTCCGTGGACTACATGTGTCAGAGCAACTTCTACCAGGGAACCCTGTATAATTTATCCTATTTATCGTACCTGGTGTCCAAATATGTCGTGTACTATATAAAGACGGAGGCCGTTCTGAAATTGTGCGACATGTTGATCGCCTGGACCGACGACAACAACGACGATCCCTACAGGTTCGTGAGGAGGAAGCTGATTCAGACGGTGCTGAATAAACTCAGCAGACAGGCGATCGACAAGCTGGCGCTGATCCTGCTCAAGAGATGTCCGATCGTATACAGCTCAAAAATCCAGccgattaaattattattagggAATAACCTGGAGCTGAACAAGGACTGGCATGAGATACTCACCTTCAGGATACCGTTCTACGTGCATCCTCAGAACTTCAGGGACACCACCATCCCGGAGAACCTGGTTTACTACATTGCTACCACCAAGAACGCCCTGGACATACTCACCAACCTGATAGTGACGCTCGCAAAGACCTGGGCCGACGTTCATCTCAACAACGTCATCAACATAGACCACCACATGCACACCTCGGTGCTGCTCGTGCTGGCCATCAAGTACAGGATCATAATGTGGAGGCAGAGGAAGGGCGTCTGGAACCTAATCGAAATAAAGAGGATGCTATACAAGGGGATGTCCAAGCATCTAGACATACTCACCACGGAGTTCCGCTGTGTGGGGATGGCCACGGTCGAGATAGTCTGCAAGATGCTGGTCGAGGTGGACGACTCCGACCGCGCGGCTGTGGAGAGACTCAACTTCGAGTTCAACGAGTTGGGGCAAGTGTGCGTCGACATCTACAACACGCTGGTGACCATAACCAACAAGTGCGTGCTGGACGACCGAGCCAAGCCACCCACAGCCGAGCGGAGGCTCATCGACGCCCAGCAACTGATGGACGTTATAGCGGAGAAGGTCACGGACCACGTCGAGAAGCCCGTCCAGAACACGATAGTGACATGCGCTGTCAAGGGACCCCAGCAGACCAAGGAGATCGTCAAAACCATCATATCCGCCAAACTCGACGCTCTCAAGGGCGGCAGGAACCTGGACCTGGACTCCGACGACGACTTGCAGCCCTACGACATGACCAACGACGTCAGCGTCGCCTCCAAGAAGAAACCCAACTACCTGAGGGATCTGTTAGAGGTGGTCCGGGAAGCCAAGGATCAGGAGTCCTTTGAGGCCGCGCTCACCTCGGCAGAGAATCTCGTGAAGAAGCAACTGAAGCACGAAGACGGGAAGCTCGCCATCGAGCTGTTGGACCTGTTCGTGCACCTGGAGGAGAAGTACCACGTGGACAAGTTCAAGAGTCTGAAGTTCAACACGGCAGTGGCCATCGTATGCAGCCAGCCCAGGGTGTGCGCCGAGCATCTGTGCAAGGAGGTGCACAGCGACATCGGCCGCTACTCGATATCCACCAAGATATTCATGTTGGACGTGTTCACCGAGGCGGCCGAGAGGATCGCCGACATCAAGACGGACCCCTCGTACGAGATACACAAGAAGGCCGAGATCATCATCGAGGCCAAGGAGCTGCCGCGCGACGAGGTGCTGAGGCGGAGGCTGCTCAAGAAGACCAAGTTCATACACTCCAAGCGCGCCCACCCCTTCTCCAAAGCCAAGAAGAACCAGTTCGCCCCCGTGTCGGATTACTTCTTCTACCCGCTCATTGCCGGCTTCGGCTACCGCCAGCTGACGCTGAGCCACCACAACCTGAAGCAGGACATCGACAACCTGCTGCTGCTGCGCTACCTGTCGGCGGTGGGCAGCGTGGTGCTGGCCGCCAAGAACTGCCCCAAGTGTCCCGTGTACTGCCGCGAGATCCTGCAGATGGTGCTGTTCCTGCGCTTCACGCCGCACCCCGAGCTGCAGCTGTGCGTCATATCCATCATCGCGGCCATCGCCCTCGCCCTGCCGCAGTCCATGCTGAAGGGCGAGTTCTACGACGTGATGATGGAGCTGTGCTCGTGGGTCATCGACTTACTGACGCACGCCGACCTCTCGCACCGCCTCGGCGGACCCAAATCCGAGGCCACCGTGTTCGCCGGAGAAGTGTTGCATCTCATACAAAGCGCTATGGGCGAGTGA
- the LOC116774899 gene encoding uncharacterized protein LOC116774899 isoform X1, which translates to MDRFISMWKVRELADKVTNVVMNYTEVEGKVREATSDEAWGPTGQQMQELALATFTYEHFPEVMSMLWRRMLHDNKAHWRRTYKCLLLLSYLVRNGSERVVTSAREHIYDLRSLENYSFVDDLGKDQGINIRHKVRELIDFIQDDDKLRDERKKAKKNKDKYIGMSSEAVSLGGRGGMGGGGGHGGWGEYSDRAGGWDDKDRNEDDYDREDSDGDDGHTKHNKENVYRDSEVIDECPVPARDSEYTSRTLNISLRSPARNKQSTPVKKIDLGAAANYGKTPGAPPAPAVTPGPPLTSGTQQSQELLDELFKTCAQTDNTPAGEDDFDPRADEPSSRPVKNDDFGDFSTAFSGNGNDEGFADFTSAFHNNNTQTVSAPTSNLQLLSELSPAMPSLTPGLTPGLAPGLTPALDPLSSHFDSALNITDGDRPTHSDRLRAEMKKLVNILHVMERIKSEGDVADVNGRIQVIKRYLPGPVTVQKLSRCDSRLIDHEALEVFSQLLGSIVRVLLPHWPEFRDEVVYLFTVEEGFDVSNEILTNLCGYVKEDRNDVVLEALGYVTLKFAKSDAVLASIIDCSVAGEDVRLMTDWEGYVQLLTTLPERIANRLEIKTPIEFSHENYSFILLFQVIRSVDYMCQSNFYQGTLYNLSYLSYLVSKYVVYYIKTEAVLKLCDMLIAWTDDNNDDPYRFVRRKLIQTVLNKLSRQAIDKLALILLKRCPIVYSSKIQPIKLLLGNNLELNKDWHEILTFRIPFYVHPQNFRDTTIPENLVYYIATTKNALDILTNLIVTLAKTWADVHLNNVINIDHHMHTSVLLVLAIKYRIIMWRQRKGVWNLIEIKRMLYKGMSKHLDILTTEFRCVGMATVEIVCKMLVEVDDSDRAAVERLNFEFNELGQVCVDIYNTLVTITNKCVLDDRAKPPTAERRLIDAQQLMDVIAEKVTDHVEKPVQNTIVTCAVKGPQQTKEIVKTIISAKLDALKGGRNLDLDSDDDLQPYDMTNDVSVASKKKPNYLRDLLEVVREAKDQESFEAALTSAENLVKKQLKHEDGKLAIELLDLFVHLEEKYHVDKFKSLKFNTAVAIVCSQPRVCAEHLCKEVHSDIGRYSISTKIFMLDVFTEAAERIADIKTDPSYEIHKKAEIIIEAKELPRDEVLRRRLLKKTKFIHSKRAHPFSKAKKNQFAPVSDYFFYPLIAGFGYRQLTLSHHNLKQDIDNLLLLRYLSAVGSVVLAAKNCPKCPVYCREILQMVLFLRFTPHPELQLCVISIIAAIALALPQSMLKGEFYDVMMELCSWVIDLLTHADLSHRLGGPKSEATVFAGEVLHLIQSAMGE; encoded by the exons ATGGATCGTTTCATAAGTATGTGGAAAGTCAGGGAGCTGGCGGACAAGGT GACGAACGTGGTGATGAACTACACGGAGGTGGAGGGCAAGGTCCGGGAGGCGACCTCGGACGAGGCCTGGGGTCCCACCGGCCAACAGATGCAGGAGCTGGCGCTGGCGACCTTCACATACGAACACTTCCCGGAGGTCATGTCTATGTTGTGGAGGAGAATGTTACATGACAACAAAGCGCATTGGAGAAGGACTTACAAG TGCCTCCTCCTCCTCAGCTACCTGGTGAGGAACGGCTCCGAGCGAGTCGTGACCTCGGCCAGGGAACACATCTACGACCTGAGGTCGCTGGAGAACTACTCCTTCGTCGATGACTTGGGCAAGGACCAG GGCATCAACATAAGGCACAAGGTCCGCGAGCTGATCGACTTCATCCAGGACGACGACAAGCTGCGGGACGAGAGGAAGAAAGCCAAGAAGAACAAGGACAAGTACATAG GAATGTCTTCGGAGGCTGTGTCTCTGGGCGGGCGGGGAGGTATGGGCGGCGGTGGGGGACACGGAGGGTGGGGGGAGTACAGTGACAGGGCCGGGGGGTGGG acgACAAAGATAGAAACGAAGACGACTACGACAGAGAGGACTCGGACGGCGACGACGGACACACCAAACATAACAA AGAAAACGTGTACCGAGACTCCGAGGTGATAGACGAGTGTCCCGTCCCGGCCCGGGACAGCGAGTACACCTCCAGGACGCTCAACATCAGTCTGAGGAGTCCCGCCAGGAACAAGCAGAGCACGCCCGTCAAGAAGATAGACCTGG GAGCGGCGGCCAACTACGGCAAGACTCCCGGGGCTCCCCCCGCCCCCGCGGTGACGCCCGGCCCGCCCCTCACCTCTGGGACCCAGCAGTCACAGGAGCTGCTGGACGAGTTGTTCAAGACCTGCGCACAAACAGACAACACGCCGGCCGGAGAGGACGACTTTGACCCCAG AGCTGACGAGCCTTCAAGCAGACCGGTGAAGAACGATGACTTTGGAGATTTCAGCACAGCCTTCAGCGGAAACGGAAACGACGAGGGGTTCGCCGACTTCACCAGCGCCTTCCACAACAATAACACGCAGACAG TTTCAGCTCCCACCTCCAACCTCCAACTCCTGAGTGAGTTGTCCCCTGCGATGCCCAGTTTGACCCCCGGGTTGACCCCTGGACTAGCTCCGGGCCTGACCCCCGCCCTCGACCCCCTCTCCTCGCACTTCGACAGCGCTCTCAATATAACAG ATGGTGACCGACCGACACACAGCGACCGGCTCAGGGCCGAGATGAAGAAGCTGGTTAACATACTACACGTGATGGAGAGGATCAAGAGCGAAGGAGACGTGGCCGACGTGAACGGAAGGATACAAGTCATAAAGAGATACCTCCCGGGGCCCGTCACCGTACAGAAGCTGTCCAGGTGTGACAGCAGGCTCATAGATCACGAGGCCTTGGAGGTGTTCTCCCAGCTGCTGGGCAGCATCGTCCGGGTTCTGTTACCTCATTGGCCGGAGTTCAGGGACGAAGTGGTGTATCTGTTCACGGTGGAGGAAGGCTTCGACGTTAGTAACGAGATACTCACTAACCTGTGCGGGTATGTCAAGGAGGACAGGAACGACGTGGTGCTGGAGGCTCTCGGATATGTGACGCTCAAGTTCGCAAAGAGCGACGCCGTGCTGGCCTCCATAATAGACTGCAGTGTGGCCGGAGAAGACGTGAGGCTCATGACAGACTGGGAGGGCTACGTCCAGTTACTGACAACGCTACCCGAGAGGATAGCCAACAGACTGGAGATCAAGACTCCGATAGAGTTCTCTCACGAAAACTACTCGTTCATCCTCCTGTTCCAAGTGATCCGCTCCGTGGACTACATGTGTCAGAGCAACTTCTACCAGGGAACCCTGTATAATTTATCCTATTTATCGTACCTGGTGTCCAAATATGTCGTGTACTATATAAAGACGGAGGCCGTTCTGAAATTGTGCGACATGTTGATCGCCTGGACCGACGACAACAACGACGATCCCTACAGGTTCGTGAGGAGGAAGCTGATTCAGACGGTGCTGAATAAACTCAGCAGACAGGCGATCGACAAGCTGGCGCTGATCCTGCTCAAGAGATGTCCGATCGTATACAGCTCAAAAATCCAGccgattaaattattattagggAATAACCTGGAGCTGAACAAGGACTGGCATGAGATACTCACCTTCAGGATACCGTTCTACGTGCATCCTCAGAACTTCAGGGACACCACCATCCCGGAGAACCTGGTTTACTACATTGCTACCACCAAGAACGCCCTGGACATACTCACCAACCTGATAGTGACGCTCGCAAAGACCTGGGCCGACGTTCATCTCAACAACGTCATCAACATAGACCACCACATGCACACCTCGGTGCTGCTCGTGCTGGCCATCAAGTACAGGATCATAATGTGGAGGCAGAGGAAGGGCGTCTGGAACCTAATCGAAATAAAGAGGATGCTATACAAGGGGATGTCCAAGCATCTAGACATACTCACCACGGAGTTCCGCTGTGTGGGGATGGCCACGGTCGAGATAGTCTGCAAGATGCTGGTCGAGGTGGACGACTCCGACCGCGCGGCTGTGGAGAGACTCAACTTCGAGTTCAACGAGTTGGGGCAAGTGTGCGTCGACATCTACAACACGCTGGTGACCATAACCAACAAGTGCGTGCTGGACGACCGAGCCAAGCCACCCACAGCCGAGCGGAGGCTCATCGACGCCCAGCAACTGATGGACGTTATAGCGGAGAAGGTCACGGACCACGTCGAGAAGCCCGTCCAGAACACGATAGTGACATGCGCTGTCAAGGGACCCCAGCAGACCAAGGAGATCGTCAAAACCATCATATCCGCCAAACTCGACGCTCTCAAGGGCGGCAGGAACCTGGACCTGGACTCCGACGACGACTTGCAGCCCTACGACATGACCAACGACGTCAGCGTCGCCTCCAAGAAGAAACCCAACTACCTGAGGGATCTGTTAGAGGTGGTCCGGGAAGCCAAGGATCAGGAGTCCTTTGAGGCCGCGCTCACCTCGGCAGAGAATCTCGTGAAGAAGCAACTGAAGCACGAAGACGGGAAGCTCGCCATCGAGCTGTTGGACCTGTTCGTGCACCTGGAGGAGAAGTACCACGTGGACAAGTTCAAGAGTCTGAAGTTCAACACGGCAGTGGCCATCGTATGCAGCCAGCCCAGGGTGTGCGCCGAGCATCTGTGCAAGGAGGTGCACAGCGACATCGGCCGCTACTCGATATCCACCAAGATATTCATGTTGGACGTGTTCACCGAGGCGGCCGAGAGGATCGCCGACATCAAGACGGACCCCTCGTACGAGATACACAAGAAGGCCGAGATCATCATCGAGGCCAAGGAGCTGCCGCGCGACGAGGTGCTGAGGCGGAGGCTGCTCAAGAAGACCAAGTTCATACACTCCAAGCGCGCCCACCCCTTCTCCAAAGCCAAGAAGAACCAGTTCGCCCCCGTGTCGGATTACTTCTTCTACCCGCTCATTGCCGGCTTCGGCTACCGCCAGCTGACGCTGAGCCACCACAACCTGAAGCAGGACATCGACAACCTGCTGCTGCTGCGCTACCTGTCGGCGGTGGGCAGCGTGGTGCTGGCCGCCAAGAACTGCCCCAAGTGTCCCGTGTACTGCCGCGAGATCCTGCAGATGGTGCTGTTCCTGCGCTTCACGCCGCACCCCGAGCTGCAGCTGTGCGTCATATCCATCATCGCGGCCATCGCCCTCGCCCTGCCGCAGTCCATGCTGAAGGGCGAGTTCTACGACGTGATGATGGAGCTGTGCTCGTGGGTCATCGACTTACTGACGCACGCCGACCTCTCGCACCGCCTCGGCGGACCCAAATCCGAGGCCACCGTGTTCGCCGGAGAAGTGTTGCATCTCATACAAAGCGCTATGGGCGAGTGA
- the LOC116774873 gene encoding TBC1 domain family member 7, which produces MTDERNFRSSYYEKVGCRGVEEKKSLEILMKEKPWDKVKLKQFCLRFTVPAAYRNLVWKVLLDILPVYADSHTFVAEQRTDQYNDMLYAVEDLELVDMKAPRSEILLAMWLLENEERKPPNFPETNYCSADTFIPIANTLLELYENEVDVYWLSKMLTDVVWNMQKELPRLKEAFQTMLEKEDGELYNHLVEVQALDKLPLTKWFNCCFAGILDETSLTKIWDKICSGAPKILSFVAVMLVVTLRRNILKAKTAEQVLKCVAEIPEQCEEVVANKAIELWQYYAQPQNDTLAKK; this is translated from the exons atgacCGATGAAAGAAACTTTAGATCATCGTATTACGAAAAAGTCGGATGTCGAGGTGTTGAAGAAAAGAAATCCTTAGAAATATTGATGAAGGAAAAGCCTTGGGATAAGGTTAAGTTGAAACAGTTCTGTTTGCGATTCACTGTGCCCGCTGCTTATAGAAATTTAGTATGGAAAGTGTTACTTG ATATCCTTCCGGTCTATGCTGACTCGCATACCTTTGTAGCAGAGCAGAGAACAGATCAATATAATGATATGCTCTATGCTGTGGAAGATCTGGAACTGGTGGATATGAAAGCCCCTCGAAGCGAGATTTTGCTGGCGATGTGGCTGCTGGAAAATGAGGAAAGGAAACCACCAAACTTCCCGGAGACTAATTACTGT TCTGCAGATACGTTCATACCGATAGCAAATACTCTGCTAGAGCTATATGAAAACGAGGTTGATGTTTACTGGCTCAGCAAAATGTTGACGGATGTTGTGTGGAACATGCAGAAGGAACTGCCTCGCTTAAAGGAAGCCTTCCAAACCATGCTGGAGAAGGAAGACGGAGAGTTGTACAa TCACCTGGTTGAAGTACAGGCTTTGGACAAGTTGCCTCTCACCAAGTGGTTCAACTGCTGTTTTGCTGGTATCTTAGATGAAACATCCCTCACCAA AATCTGGGATAAAATCTGCAGTGGTGCACCGAAGATCCTGTCTTTTGTAGCTGTGATGTTAGTTGTAACCCTGAGAAGAAACATATTAAAGGCAAAGACCGCTGAACAAGTATTGAAATGTGTGGCAGAg aTTCCTGAGCAATGCGAGGAGGTAGTTGCCAATAAGGCAATAGAATTATGGCAGTACTACGCACAACCACAGAATGACACTCTCGCTAAGAAATGA